In Oncorhynchus clarkii lewisi isolate Uvic-CL-2024 chromosome 16, UVic_Ocla_1.0, whole genome shotgun sequence, one genomic interval encodes:
- the LOC139368839 gene encoding coiled-coil domain-containing protein 71-like, whose amino-acid sequence MLQITEQMVYAMNCKEATEKVVQSWSRFHSAGQTTLLETLKAFSPMSKDLFDTEKELATFIEGLKDEGHKPTVLKSKDVYGYRSCTAVLRPVIKTQSTLDIAVSKVQKPGKKKGRKPHGKKTEINYSLLSAAAKVVLKNQPTIILTNLSKESLKQTVLSQPPTLAVVPVQMQSYIRLTNITGPSTGHTARLQFHTGVWSGEVTVPNSHRPLSLTGTQVQPSEGTGNLAKSVTLRRVNFLPCPVNIIGVPAILQNDRVLKECNGMPCWRDQKRKRTDEAEDKLCVKRPRNEVWLVKEQSEDLRLSENNLRFKVIKVDDSITDEEVRRKAQKILQVNLSPVIEIQPLIAYPM is encoded by the coding sequence ATGCTACAGATTACAGAACAGATGGTATATGCCATGAATTGTAAGGAAGCCACAGAGAAGGTTGTCCAGTCATGGTCACGTTTCCACTCCGCTGGCCAAACTACTCTACTGGAGACTCTGAAAGCGTTCAGTCCTATGTCAAAAGACCTTTTCGATACTGAGAAAGAACTGGCCACTTTTATTGAGGGACTCAAAGATGAAGGTCACAAGCCTACTGTACTTAAAAGCAAAGATGTTTATGGTTACAGGTCTTGTACTGCAGTACTGAGGCCTGTAATAAAGACACAGAGCACACTGGACATTGCTGTCTCAAAGGTTCAAAAGCCTGGCAAAAAGAAGGGTAGAAAACCCCATGGCAAGAAGACTGAAATCAACTATTCTTTGTTAAGTGCAGCAGCAAAAGTTGTCCTGAAGAATCAACCCACAATTATTTTGACAAATCTGTCAAAGGAGTCTCTCAAACAGACTGTCCTCTCTCAACCACCGACCTTGGCTGTTGTGCCTGTTCAGATGCAGTCATACATAAGACTGACCAACATCACTGGACCCTCTACAGGCCACACAGCGAGACTGCAGTTCCACACAGGTGTATGGTCAGGAGAGGTGACTGTGCCCAACTCTCATCGACCACTATCTCTAACAGGTACCCAAGTACAGCCTTCGGAAGGTACCGGAAACTTAGCAAAATCTGTCACTTTGAGGAGAGTGAACTTTTTGCCCTGCCCAGTCAATATCATCGGAGTGCCTGCCATACTGCAAAACGACCGGGTTTTGAAGGAATGCAACGGAATGCCTTGCTGGAGGGACCAGAAAAGGAAAAGGACTGACGAGGCTGAAGACAAACTCTGTGTGAAGAGGCCCAGAAATGAGGTCTGGCTGGTCAAAGAGCAGTCTGAAGACCTTAGACTGAGTGAGAACAACCTGAGGTTCAAGGTGATCAAGGTTGATGACTCGATCACcgatgaggaggtgaggaggaaagCCCAGAAGATACTGCAAGTTAATCTGTCACCGGTCATAGAGATTCAACCACTTATTGCCTACCCAATGTGA